Part of the Desulfovibrio litoralis DSM 11393 genome, GAGGTAACCACTGCGTTGCACTCTTTCCCACATATACATAAGATCGTCGCCGTCCATGCCTTGTATAAAGTGTTCGGCGGGGTTAATAATAAACGTATTTTCCAGTTTGTCTCGCAAATACTTGACGAAAGTGCTTACAACCGAGACCGCAACAGAAGTTTGACCGGGAATAGAGCCAATAATAGCACTATAAAACATAACGGTTTTACCTTCTTTTTTGGCTTTTGCCATATTGGTGATAATTGAGTTGGCAATATTTATTAAGTCTTTTTCCGAAAACTTTTTGATGTGATTCGGGCGGGCTTTACATTGTATGAAGAATTCTTTTGTTTTTTTGTCTCGCCAAAAAGAAATAATATCTCTGGTAAAAGAAAGACTACTTCCTATTAATGCAGAATAGTTGCGTTGACCTTTGGCAACTATGAGGTCTGCTTCCTTCCATGCTCGAGCAAAGGTTGTGCTTGTACGATAAAAATTAAGTTGTTCTTTTGTTCCATCATCAATAATCACAAAGCGATGTTCTCTTAACGCTTGAAGTAATTCATTTTTACTGCTTGAGTTGTTATTAAGAAAATATGCATTTTCCAAAAGTGGTTTTAAGGTCGGGTCTGTTTGCACGTCCCAGATTGTTGGAGCATTAAAATAAAATCCGTTTTTTACGGCTAAAATTACTTGATGTCCGAGTTTTAATAAATGTTTTATTATAAGAAGGTCAAAGAAAAAACCTCCGGCAATATCGGGGATAAAAAGAATCTTTTTATATTCGTTGTTTTCTGATTCAAAAATAGGATATAAACACTCTAAATGGTTTCTATTTTTTTTAAATTCCTTTGGTAGCTCCTCGGGAGAAAACGTTTCCTTCTCTTCCCAGATCTCTTCCATTGTTGAAATTGACAATAAACGCCTTAATTCCATTAAGTCTAATTCTTGGCGTAATTCATGGATATTTATTTCTTTTGTGATGATATTGCGAAAAAACAACAACTTTTCTTTAAATTTATCATCATCAAACGCTGTTTTCCCCAACAGATTGGCTTTTTGTTTTTTGAGAATAAAAGGGTCAGGGTCGGCACACTGAGAAAGAACGATATTCACAAGGCGTTTAATCATGCGAGAGGGTAAAATAATATGCAGGGTAATATAAGTTTTAAAACGCAACCTACAAATATTTAAAATACGTGTATGAGTTTTAGGGTCTAATGAATAACTGCGGATAAGTTTTACGATAAATTTCCACGCCTTAAAATACTCGTGCATGATTGAGCGAGAATGCGGACAATTTAAAATTCCCAAAAATGTTTCATCAGAGGCGGGAATATAGACTTGTCCTTCTTGTAGTGAAACAATAAATTTTAACTGTTCGGGAGAGGCAACCGAATTTTTATTTTGGAAATATTCAATATTGTTTTCAGTTAAAAAGTGATTGATCCAAGCTTCTAAAATCGGGTCTTGAGAAAAATCAATATCTTTTACTTGTTTTATTGAAGGTGGGGTTTTCATTTGTACCTCCCGTTATTTTATGATGGTATAAAGATACAATTTGTTTATATTGTTAGGACGGAGCTAAACCTATAAAACCTTTTTGTTGTAATCTTGCAAAGTAAGAAGAACGTCCTTCAATTTTCGCAAAAGCCAAAGCATTGGGCAAACCTTTTATTGTTATACTGTCTCCAACTTTAAGCGGTAACATATCTTGTCCGTCTCTGGTGAGAAATAAGTCAGGGCCGCCTTCTCTTACAGAAAGAGTGAAGGCAGATTCATGACCAAGTACAAGCGATTTAAAATTACATAAAAATGGGCAAATAGGAGTAACGGAAATTACATTAAGCGATGGCAAAATAAGAGGGCCGCCGGCTGATACGGAATATCCGGAAACACCGGTTGGCGTAGCAATAATAAGACCATCAGCTCGAACAGCTCCAACGCACTCATCGCCAACACATAAATCAAGGCTTACTAAACGGGCTAAGGCACCACGCCCGATAACGGCATCATTTACGGCAAAACCTGAAAAAAACAGCTTGTTTTTGCGTTCTACTTTTATACTTAAAGCTAAACGCCACTCAATATTAAAACCTTTGTTTAAAATACGCTCAAAATCATATTCCCATGAGCTTAGAGGAGTTTCAGCCAAAAATCCGACTCTTCCGAGGTTAACGCCTAAAAGAGGAATTTGGCTTTTGACCAATCTTCTGGCAACGCTGACTATAGTTCCGTCGCCGCCTAAAATAATGCAAAGATCAGGACGTTTTTCTTCAAAGGCTTTACCTTCAGAATATTGATTTTCTCCAATCATAACAACGTCTATACCATGTTTGACAAACCAGTTTTTAAACTGTTCTCCTAAATCGGCGGCTTTTGAGTTTGATCTTTTTAAGACTAAACAGACTAAAGAGATTTGATCTTTATTAATCATGGTTGTTGGTTGTGTTGATTGGTTATTTTTCATTTCTGTGTTGTGCCTTTGCTTTCTCTAAATATTAGTCAATATAATATATTAAAAATAAATTGTAAAATATGGTCTTGCTTTTATGTTAAGAGTATTTGTTTGAAAAAAATAATAAAAACAAGCTTGTTATAGCAATATTAAGAGTGTTTTGATTTGGTGAAAAAAATTATGTGTCTTGATAGCTTTTTTTTAGCGAATGTTTTACTTATGAGTTAAAGAAAAATATTGGGAATTAATGATGCAGGTTTATGAAAAAAATCAAGAACGCAGCACTTTGGTCTTGGTGATTTTAACTTTCTTTGTTGTTGGCATTAGCTTAATTTTTTCAACATGGCAAGGGTTAAAAAACCAAGAAGAAATAGGTGATAAAAACTTTTATATAACGGCTCACGCAATCTTTCAGGCGGTAGCCAGTGTGATTGACGTAAATGCGTTAAAATCTCGCACGACTTTAACGGCTTTGGAAGAAAATTTTTTAAATGAACTTGAAAAAGATAATAATTTGGTGTTCGTTGGTATTATTGATGCGTCCGGCGGACGAATTTTAACTTCAGGAAGCCAGGAAGGTAGTTTGCATCTTAGCGAAGAAGCTCTTGCAAAAATGGCGGAAAGCGGAGAGTGGAGCGGACGCACTTTTTTTGATAATACGCCGATATATATTTTCAGTAGGCGTGTCTTGCCACCTCAGTTAAAATCAGAGACTCTTTTTTTAGGTATTACTCCGCCGAAAAATATTGAAAGAGACGGTTTTAAAACAGGCTTAAAAAACAATTCTCCGACTTTACAATCTTTCCCTGCGGAGAATATGGAAAAAGGTGTTTTTTTAGTTGTTGGCGTTAATATTTCTCGCCCTTTGTCGCTTTATCGGGCTTTTAAAAATAACGCATTTTTTCAAGCTTTTTATATCCTTCTTTTGGCGATTTTAATTTTTATTTTGGCGATACGCTTTTTAGCCGGAAAAGATTTGGCAGTTAAAGTTTTTAGGCTTGAACAATTTCAAAACAGCTTGATACAAAACTTACCTGATGGTTTAATTACAATTAACGCAATGGGTGAAATAGAAACGATTAACCCTGCTGCGGTAAATATTCTTTTAAGGGCTTTTCCGGATATGATAAATCTTTTAAACTCCAATTTATCCGAGCAGGAGGTTGAACTTTTAAGTAAAAACGAAAAAAATTATACGTCAGTTGATTATATTAAGTTTAGCCAATTTTTTTCCGGAAAAAACATTAATATTTTACCAAAAGTTTTTATTGATTCTTTTTGTAATTGTATGGAAGTTCAACAAGCTGAGAAAACCCTTGATTTAAGTTGGTCTCAGTGTCGTTTAGATAACTTTGAGCTTGAGATTTTAGCTTTATCTTTAAGCGAAGACTTTAAAAAGGTTGAAAAAACTTGTGGTGATAAACTGATTATTATTCGAGATCGTACTCACCTAAAAGAATTGGAAAAAAGTTTGGCAGAGGCAGAAAAGCTGGCTGCCGTTGGATCTTTGGCGGCGGGAGTAGCCCACGAAATTCGCAATCCTTTGTCTTCGTTACGCGGGTTTGCTCAACTTTTTGCAAAAAAAATGCTCGGAAAAGAACCTGAGTCAAGTTATGCTCAAACCATGGTCAGAGAAGCTGATCGTTTAAACAGGGTAGTTACCGACTTATTGTTTTTGTCAAAACAAAGTAAGTTAAACATTACAGCGTTAAATATAAAAGAAATTGTTAATCATCTTGAAACACTGATTAAATTGGATTTATCAAGGCATAACATAGTAGTATTCAACAGGTTGGAAGTTGAAACAATTTATGCTGATTATGACGCTTTAAGCCAAATTTTATTAAATCTTGTTTTAAATAGTGTTGATGCCGTAACTGAAAGTAAACAAAAAAACAACTTGTCTGAACCTCAAGAGTTGAAAATAGAGAGCGAAAAAGGTACTTATCAAGGTAAACAAGGTGTATGGCTCAGAGTAAAAGACAAGGGTGTTGGGTTTCCGTTAGAATTAAAAGATAAAATTTTAAAACCTTTTTTCAGTACAAAAGGAAAAGGCACAGGTTTGGGTTTGGCTCTTGTTGAACGCTATGTTAAAGAACATGGTGGAACGCTTGAAATTGAATCACAAGAGGGCGTTGGTACAAGCGTGAGTTTGTTTTTTCCTGATTATATTTAGATTTGATCATATATTTTTCAACCGTAATTTGTTTTTTTATAAGATGTGGGACAAATGAAAAAAATTTTAGTGGTAGATGATGAACCCGGACATAGAATGATGTTGCGAGCCGTTTTGGAAGATGCGGGTTGGGAGGTTTTTGAGGCTGAAAGTGCAGAAGAAGCCTTTGACCTGCTTGATTCGGCGTTTGTTCGAAACGGTTTTGTTGAATCGACGCAAGTTGATATGCCTGATGTGATGATTTTAGATATTCATCTTCCCGGTATTGACGGACACGAGGCTTTAGGGAAAATACATAGCTTATATCCAAACTTGGTGGTTGTTATGTTAACGGCTTTTGGAAGTGTTGGGTCTGCTGTTGAAGCAATGAAAAAAGGGGCTTTTGATTATCTTACCAAACCTTCTGATAATGATGAATTGTGTGCCGTATTAGAGAATGCTTTAAGATACGCTCAGGTTTTAAAAGTTCAAAACAGTCAAAATCTGTCAAGTTTTTCAACAGAAAAAGAAGTTTTGGAAAACCTTGTTGGTCAAAGCAACACGATGAAAAAATTACGTGAACTTATTCGTCAGGCTGCCCCAAGCGAAGCGACTGTTTTAATTTTAGGTGAATCAGGTACGGGAAAAGAATTAATCGCTGATGCTTTACATGCTTTAAGCGAACGTGCGGAAAAACCTTTTATAAAAATAAACTGTGCGGCATTACCGGCAAACCTGCTTGAAAGCGAGCTATTTGGATATGAAAAAGGGGCTTTTACAGGTGCGGTAAGGGCGAAACCCGGGCGTTTTGTCTTGGCTGATGGTGGCAGTCTTTTTTTAGATGAAATCGGAGAGTTGTCGTTAGATTTACAGGCAAAACTATTAAGAGTTTTACAAGAACGCATTGTGGAACCTTTGGGCGGTGTAAAGGGCGTTCCCATTAATGTCAGAATTTTTGCGGCAACCAATCGAGACTTAAGACAAGAGGTAAAAGAGGGCAGGTTTAGAGAAGATTTATATTTTCGCTTAAATGTAATTGAAATTGCTTCTCCGCCTTTGCGTGAGCGTTTAGACGATTTGCCCGAACTTTGTGCAAAAATTTTGGCTAGGTTGGTGCAAAAAAATAAAAAGTCAGTAAGAGGGATTGAACAGGAGTTTATGGAATGTTTGTCAAAATATTCATGGTCAGGCAATATTAGGGAATTGGAAAACGTGTTGGAGCGAGCTTTAATTTTAAGCAGGGGTGATAACCTCAGCCTTGGTGTGTTGCCTGAATATATTCTTCACCCTGAACCTTTTGAAACAATTATAGACCCAAAAGAAAACGTTTTGATAAATAATCGCATTCAAAATTCATCGGAATTTTTGGCTGCGTCTCAAGACGCAAGTAATTTTGAAAAATATAAAGAAGAGGCTGAGAAACAAGCTCTAAGCGAAGCCTTGAAAAATTATGATGGACACAGAGAAAAAACTGCAGATGCGCTGGGTATAAGCCGACGAACTTTACAATATAAACTCAAAAAATATGGGTTGACTAAACGCTAAATAATACTATTATCGTTTTAGATAGAGACAGCGTTTTTTGTTGTATTTTTATTTTTCTTTAACCTTTATCTTGTTGAGGTTTATTATGAAAAAACTTATTATTAGCTTGGTTTTAGTTTTTGGTGTGTTCTCTGTTTTTAGCATGGGGGCTTTTGCGGCTGAAGACGGTGCAAGTCTATATAAAGAACGTTGTGCCGGTTGTCATGGTGCCGACGGTGCAAAAAGTACTCCGGTTAAAGGCACAAGTCAGGAAATAGAGAAAAAACTTAAGGGTTATCTCGACGGTTCATACGGCGGAACGAAAAAAGCTGTTATGGCGGGTATTGTGAAAAAACTTTCCGATGAACAAATTAAACTTGTTTCAGCTCATATCGCCACATTTAACTAACTTTATAATAAATGAATCATAAACTTAATGTTTTATTTCTAGGAGGAGCCAGAAGTGGAAAAAGCTCTCTGGCTCTTTCTTATGCCGAAAAGATTGGGAAAAAACGACTTTTTGTTGCAACAGCACAAGCTTTTGATGAAGAAACAAAAGAACGTATCTTAGCACACAGGCAAGAACGAGGTTCTTATTGGCAGACCTTGGAAGTTCCTCTTAATTTAAGTGATATTTTTTATCAATCAGAGGAAAAGGCTGATGTTATTTTAGTAGATTGCTTGACTATGTGGTTAAACAATATGGTTTTTGCCGAGATAAAAGACAGGGTTGAACTTTTAGAAGATAAGGTCAAAAGAAAAGCTTTAATGGTTAAAATTATTGGAGAATTTGAAACTTTTTGTGTAAATATGCAACAGTTTTCAGGTTCTGTTGTTTTAGTTAGTAACGAACTTGGTTTAAGTCTTGTTCCCGAAACTTTATTAGGGCGTTTTTTTAGAGATTTATCAGGTAAAATAAACCAGATAGCGGCACAGCATTGCCAAAAAGTATATTTTGTGGCGGCGGGTTTGTCTTTAACTTTAAAATAATAATATATTACAATATATTATCAGTTGCGTTTTTGATTGCAACTTAAAAATGGGCAAAAGTCCAAAGCTTCCTTAGTTACGCAGTTATTGCGATATAAAGTTAAAGGGGGTAAAAAACTTGGTTTAACGGGTAATTCGTTAATCGCTTCGATCAAAAAAAACGGAGCAACTTTGTTCTCATTTCCGTAAATATGGAGTATGCGTTTGGGATACAAATTTAACTCGGTTAACTGGTTTAATAAATAATCCTTTCTGTTTGTGGGATAAACACAATATAACGCACCTTGTTTTTTAAGTTTGTGTTTTGCAAATAAGGCAAAACTTTTTAAAGAACCTCGCTCTTCAAATAAAGCGATACGTCTTAATTCTGATTGTGGAACTTTTCCGCACTGTGAAAGACGATAGGGCGGGTTTGTTACGATAAAGTCATATTGATTTGTGATTAGGCTTTTATTGTGTAATTGTTTTAAACCTTGTAACGACAAAGGTTTTTGAAGTTTTTTTAAGGCGGAAAATTCTTTGCTAAGATCGAGGTTGATTATATTAAAAAACTCATTAAAACCAAGGTTTAAAGCATTTTTCAAAGCCGCTTTGCACAGATCGGGAATAAGTTCATAACCGTCCGCAAATAAAAGAGGTGTTTTGTTTTTTGAGTTGTTTTGATTCAGTAGGAAAAGAGCAAAAGGAATAACTCCGCAACCTGTTCCCAAGTCAGCGAAATTTAATATTTTTTTCTTCTGTTCATAAGTACTGGCATTGGCACTGACATTAGCACTGGTATCTTTACATGAATTTTCACAGTCGTATACAAAAGAAGCCAAAAGTAAAGCTTCCGCAGAAAAGCGAAAGCTTCCCTCGGGTTGTATTAAGGCTCTTGGAAATAGCGTTCTTGATTCTTGTTGAGAACTTATAGTGTTTTTAGAAAAAATCATAAATAATAGTAGACAAAAATTAGGACTTATTGGTATTGTTAAAATGAATTTTGATAAAATCTTTATTTATTATATATTTTAAAATAAATTTAACAGTATCATCTCGTTAAAAACAATCTGTAGCTTAGCTGTTAATTGATGTAAATAAAATTATTATTTTTGGAAGCATTTTTAAGGGTTATTTTTTATTAGGTTAATTTATTGCTATGCAAACATTTCGTGCGGATCTTCATATACATTCTCGTTTTTCAAGGGCAACCAGCTCTAAACTGACGGCACATTACCTTGCGGCTTGGGCAAAGATCAAGGGTCTTGAGCTTATCGGAACCGGTGATATTACTCACCCCGTTTGGCGTGAGGAGCTTAAAGAAAAACTTGTTTATAATAATAAAACGGGTTTTTATCACTTAAAAAATGCTGTTGATATTGATCACGAACTTCCGCTTTATTCCGGATTAAAAATTTCCGGAGAGACAAATTTTATTTTACAGGGCGAAATTAGTTCGGTTTACAAAAAAAACGGAAAAGTGCGTAAAATTCACAATATAGTTTATTTTCCAAACTTTGAAGTTGCGGATAAATTTTCTGAAAAACTCGGAAAAATCGGGAACATAAGTTCAGACGGTCGACCGACTGTGGGTCTTGATGCAAAACAGGTTCTTGAAATGGTGCTTGAGTCTCACCCTGATTCTTTTTTGATTCCTGCTCATATCTGGACTCCTTGGTTTTCTTTGTTTGGTTCAAAATCAGGTTTTGATTCAGTTGAAGAGTGTTTTGGATCTTTGTCCGAACATATTTTTGCTCTCGAAACCGGTCTTTCTTCAAATCAAGAAATGAACCGCCTGATTAGCTCGTTAGATCGTTTTAAACTGGTTTCAAATTCTGATGCACATTCCGGAGAAAACCTTGGACGAGAGGCAAATATTTTTTCAGGAACCTTGTCTTATCAGGGCGTTTTAAATGCTTTGCGGGGGTCTGATGGAAAAAGTATTAACTCAACAAATTTGATAGGAACAATTGAATTTTTCCCCGAAGAAGGCAAATATCACCTGGACGGACACAGAAAATGCAATATTGTCATGGAACCATCTGAGAGCAGAGCCAGACACGGTATTTGTCCTGTTTGCGGAAAACCCTTGACAATTGGGGTTTTAAACAGGGTTTTGGAACTTGCGGACAGGGAAACACCGGTTTTTAAAAGTGCTAGTAGCGAACAATCTTTAATCCCTTTGGCGGAACTCATTTCGGAAGTTGTTGGAACAAACTCGAAAAGTCGCCGTGTTAGCGATATGCACGCTAGATTAATTTCTCGTTTTGGCGCGGAATTATCTATTTTAAGTCAAGTTCCGGAAGATGAACTTATGCGTTTTTCCGCACCGCTTGGCGAAGCAATTTCTCGCATGAGGCACGGTGCTGTATTGCGAGAGGGTGGATATGACGGAGAATATGGCGTTGTAAGAGTTTTTAGTGAAAAAGAACAGAAAGAACTTTTAAAACGAGGTACTTTGGTTGGTTTTTCCTTGGATAATCTTATTGTTCCGCTTTGTCCTTCGAGAGAAAAGAAAGAAGCTCAACAGCAAGAACAAAGTGATCCTAATGACCATCTTAACGAAGTTCTTATGCCTGCTTTACCCAAAAATTACGAGGAGGTTATAAGAGAAATTCGCTTTAACGTAAATCAAAAGCGTGCTCTTTGTTCCAGTGCCGGACCAAACTTAGTGATAGCCGGTCCGGGAAGTGGAAAAACGCGTACTTTAATTGGACGTATTTTACATCTTATCGAAAACTCAATCAGTATAAAAAATATTTTAGCCCTTACTTTCACCAGACGTGCCGCTACTGAAATAGACCAAAG contains:
- a CDS encoding NAD(+)/NADH kinase, whose amino-acid sequence is MKNNQSTQPTTMINKDQISLVCLVLKRSNSKAADLGEQFKNWFVKHGIDVVMIGENQYSEGKAFEEKRPDLCIILGGDGTIVSVARRLVKSQIPLLGVNLGRVGFLAETPLSSWEYDFERILNKGFNIEWRLALSIKVERKNKLFFSGFAVNDAVIGRGALARLVSLDLCVGDECVGAVRADGLIIATPTGVSGYSVSAGGPLILPSLNVISVTPICPFLCNFKSLVLGHESAFTLSVREGGPDLFLTRDGQDMLPLKVGDSITIKGLPNALAFAKIEGRSSYFARLQQKGFIGLAPS
- a CDS encoding two-component system sensor histidine kinase NtrB; this encodes MMQVYEKNQERSTLVLVILTFFVVGISLIFSTWQGLKNQEEIGDKNFYITAHAIFQAVASVIDVNALKSRTTLTALEENFLNELEKDNNLVFVGIIDASGGRILTSGSQEGSLHLSEEALAKMAESGEWSGRTFFDNTPIYIFSRRVLPPQLKSETLFLGITPPKNIERDGFKTGLKNNSPTLQSFPAENMEKGVFLVVGVNISRPLSLYRAFKNNAFFQAFYILLLAILIFILAIRFLAGKDLAVKVFRLEQFQNSLIQNLPDGLITINAMGEIETINPAAVNILLRAFPDMINLLNSNLSEQEVELLSKNEKNYTSVDYIKFSQFFSGKNINILPKVFIDSFCNCMEVQQAEKTLDLSWSQCRLDNFELEILALSLSEDFKKVEKTCGDKLIIIRDRTHLKELEKSLAEAEKLAAVGSLAAGVAHEIRNPLSSLRGFAQLFAKKMLGKEPESSYAQTMVREADRLNRVVTDLLFLSKQSKLNITALNIKEIVNHLETLIKLDLSRHNIVVFNRLEVETIYADYDALSQILLNLVLNSVDAVTESKQKNNLSEPQELKIESEKGTYQGKQGVWLRVKDKGVGFPLELKDKILKPFFSTKGKGTGLGLALVERYVKEHGGTLEIESQEGVGTSVSLFFPDYI
- a CDS encoding c-type cytochrome; amino-acid sequence: MKKLIISLVLVFGVFSVFSMGAFAAEDGASLYKERCAGCHGADGAKSTPVKGTSQEIEKKLKGYLDGSYGGTKKAVMAGIVKKLSDEQIKLVSAHIATFN
- a CDS encoding UvrD-helicase domain-containing protein, coding for MQTFRADLHIHSRFSRATSSKLTAHYLAAWAKIKGLELIGTGDITHPVWREELKEKLVYNNKTGFYHLKNAVDIDHELPLYSGLKISGETNFILQGEISSVYKKNGKVRKIHNIVYFPNFEVADKFSEKLGKIGNISSDGRPTVGLDAKQVLEMVLESHPDSFLIPAHIWTPWFSLFGSKSGFDSVEECFGSLSEHIFALETGLSSNQEMNRLISSLDRFKLVSNSDAHSGENLGREANIFSGTLSYQGVLNALRGSDGKSINSTNLIGTIEFFPEEGKYHLDGHRKCNIVMEPSESRARHGICPVCGKPLTIGVLNRVLELADRETPVFKSASSEQSLIPLAELISEVVGTNSKSRRVSDMHARLISRFGAELSILSQVPEDELMRFSAPLGEAISRMRHGAVLREGGYDGEYGVVRVFSEKEQKELLKRGTLVGFSLDNLIVPLCPSREKKEAQQQEQSDPNDHLNEVLMPALPKNYEEVIREIRFNVNQKRALCSSAGPNLVIAGPGSGKTRTLIGRILHLIENSISIKNILALTFTRRAATEIDQRLLQYLGGGTPIPRVDTLYALAFEVWQNTHRSKPILLSSENALKLFIEANGEQNITKLRDNFQEINLNRERLLPLKDELKIQYQNYCQQKTAWNLADLIELLESWREQMDTGIYSRPWTHILVDEIQDLSNLQLALIKALTPPDGLGFFAVGDPDQSICSFQGAGGDVENSLRENWPHLNVIHLDENYRSTPELLELSSGFIRSYALSPTMHQAGLSTDQTQKQGDIRVFHASSDKSEAFWIGSQIKSFLGLPSHNIIDHAKNIDKNTSHFDSIDGKGEYSLSDIVVLVRTKELIPVIKNTLQRMGVPCSTPETEVFWREPRVEMIINAASRQFGINLTEEENLKCPEKIIAKGPLGIAAYFSDSLPFDALFWQSQAFKTLVKSFDKYSGWSGLINWISMQSELELAKNNSEKVQLLTINAAKGLEFKIVFLPGLEDGLIPFMGVDFLSGKLKNKSLSVNIDEERRIFYVGLTRAQDAVLMSYSSKREFSGHALRLKPSKFIHELPKRNILFSTLKAHHSIRETQLKLL
- a CDS encoding ARMT1-like domain-containing protein, translated to MKTPPSIKQVKDIDFSQDPILEAWINHFLTENNIEYFQNKNSVASPEQLKFIVSLQEGQVYIPASDETFLGILNCPHSRSIMHEYFKAWKFIVKLIRSYSLDPKTHTRILNICRLRFKTYITLHIILPSRMIKRLVNIVLSQCADPDPFILKKQKANLLGKTAFDDDKFKEKLLFFRNIITKEINIHELRQELDLMELRRLLSISTMEEIWEEKETFSPEELPKEFKKNRNHLECLYPIFESENNEYKKILFIPDIAGGFFFDLLIIKHLLKLGHQVILAVKNGFYFNAPTIWDVQTDPTLKPLLENAYFLNNNSSSKNELLQALREHRFVIIDDGTKEQLNFYRTSTTFARAWKEADLIVAKGQRNYSALIGSSLSFTRDIISFWRDKKTKEFFIQCKARPNHIKKFSEKDLINIANSIITNMAKAKKEGKTVMFYSAIIGSIPGQTSVAVSVVSTFVKYLRDKLENTFIINPAEHFIQGMDGDDLMYMWERVQRSGYLNVWRFQTTEDIEKSFALMKKKVPSVWSGKDSTFSTGCTKELHIALSVQKEHPELQITGPAPERFFRRSEYGVGKFFDATLSHKK
- the cobU gene encoding bifunctional adenosylcobinamide kinase/adenosylcobinamide-phosphate guanylyltransferase codes for the protein MNHKLNVLFLGGARSGKSSLALSYAEKIGKKRLFVATAQAFDEETKERILAHRQERGSYWQTLEVPLNLSDIFYQSEEKADVILVDCLTMWLNNMVFAEIKDRVELLEDKVKRKALMVKIIGEFETFCVNMQQFSGSVVLVSNELGLSLVPETLLGRFFRDLSGKINQIAAQHCQKVYFVAAGLSLTLK
- a CDS encoding tRNA1(Val) (adenine(37)-N6)-methyltransferase — its product is MIFSKNTISSQQESRTLFPRALIQPEGSFRFSAEALLLASFVYDCENSCKDTSANVSANASTYEQKKKILNFADLGTGCGVIPFALFLLNQNNSKNKTPLLFADGYELIPDLCKAALKNALNLGFNEFFNIINLDLSKEFSALKKLQKPLSLQGLKQLHNKSLITNQYDFIVTNPPYRLSQCGKVPQSELRRIALFEERGSLKSFALFAKHKLKKQGALYCVYPTNRKDYLLNQLTELNLYPKRILHIYGNENKVAPFFLIEAINELPVKPSFLPPLTLYRNNCVTKEALDFCPFLSCNQKRN
- a CDS encoding sigma-54-dependent transcriptional regulator, with product MKKILVVDDEPGHRMMLRAVLEDAGWEVFEAESAEEAFDLLDSAFVRNGFVESTQVDMPDVMILDIHLPGIDGHEALGKIHSLYPNLVVVMLTAFGSVGSAVEAMKKGAFDYLTKPSDNDELCAVLENALRYAQVLKVQNSQNLSSFSTEKEVLENLVGQSNTMKKLRELIRQAAPSEATVLILGESGTGKELIADALHALSERAEKPFIKINCAALPANLLESELFGYEKGAFTGAVRAKPGRFVLADGGSLFLDEIGELSLDLQAKLLRVLQERIVEPLGGVKGVPINVRIFAATNRDLRQEVKEGRFREDLYFRLNVIEIASPPLRERLDDLPELCAKILARLVQKNKKSVRGIEQEFMECLSKYSWSGNIRELENVLERALILSRGDNLSLGVLPEYILHPEPFETIIDPKENVLINNRIQNSSEFLAASQDASNFEKYKEEAEKQALSEALKNYDGHREKTADALGISRRTLQYKLKKYGLTKR